A single Paenibacillus sp. FSL R5-0517 DNA region contains:
- a CDS encoding chemotaxis protein CheA translates to MDMNQYLSMFIDESNDHLQSLNENMLQLEGNPEDLGIVQVIFRSAHTLKGMAATMGFEDLASLTHKMENVLDLVRNEKLKMQDYIFDTMFKSLDALETMVQDITEGGQGKADVSSIVASLQAIENGEMTNGDTSATETKKPANASIASAVELDEFQYSVLDQSIAEGHRVFYVDVLVSEHSQLKGVRAYMVFDMLERSGEVVKAYPSVQDIEQEKFERSFSLYYITTKEAHELEEGIMSISEIESAKLIQLDQETLQQMANQVAATVEAPPASTAVAEVASPDNNSAPAEESKTAPAKTAAPKQAAAPSRTIRVDIERLDVLMNLFSELLIDRSRLEQLASETGNNDLSDTVAHLSRVSTDLQNIVLKLRMVPVDTVFNRFPRMIRDLAKTLDKKIDLVITGAETELDRTVIDEIGDPLVHLLRNAVDHGVESIAERVAAGKPEMGTVNLRAFHSGNHVFIEIEDDGKGIYRDKLLKTAIKRGVVTEEQGAKMSDDEVNQLLFAPGFSTADIISDISGRGVGLDVVKSKITSLGGNVTIHSTPGKGTNFSVQLPLTLSIIAAMLVRLGSEKYAVPLSSIVETAIVQREQVRNIHGNKMITFRESLIPYLSLSEVFSVPDFNDADEQETEIVVIRKGDRLAAVAVEEFIGQSEIVLKSMGTYLPAIEGISGATILGDGQVALILDPNAFIK, encoded by the coding sequence ATGGACATGAACCAATATTTATCCATGTTTATTGATGAGTCTAATGATCATCTGCAATCGCTTAACGAAAACATGCTTCAACTTGAAGGCAATCCAGAAGATCTGGGTATAGTTCAGGTAATATTCCGCTCTGCTCATACCTTGAAGGGTATGGCAGCAACAATGGGCTTTGAAGATTTGGCATCACTGACACATAAAATGGAAAATGTGTTGGATCTGGTTCGTAATGAGAAGTTAAAAATGCAGGATTACATTTTTGACACCATGTTTAAGAGTCTCGACGCCTTGGAAACGATGGTTCAGGATATTACCGAAGGTGGACAAGGTAAAGCTGATGTTTCGTCAATCGTTGCTTCGCTTCAGGCCATTGAAAACGGTGAAATGACAAACGGAGATACATCTGCTACGGAAACAAAAAAGCCAGCTAACGCTTCAATTGCTTCGGCTGTGGAACTGGATGAATTCCAATATTCGGTGCTGGATCAGTCGATTGCCGAAGGTCATCGTGTGTTCTATGTGGATGTACTCGTTAGCGAGCATAGCCAGTTAAAAGGTGTACGGGCTTACATGGTTTTTGATATGCTGGAACGTTCAGGTGAAGTCGTAAAGGCTTACCCTTCCGTTCAGGATATTGAGCAAGAGAAGTTTGAGCGCAGTTTCTCGTTGTATTACATAACAACTAAAGAGGCGCACGAACTGGAAGAAGGCATCATGAGTATCTCTGAGATTGAAAGTGCAAAGCTGATTCAACTGGATCAGGAGACTCTTCAGCAGATGGCTAATCAGGTAGCAGCTACAGTTGAAGCGCCACCCGCATCAACAGCTGTAGCTGAAGTTGCTTCGCCGGATAACAATTCTGCACCTGCAGAAGAATCCAAAACGGCACCAGCCAAAACTGCTGCGCCGAAACAAGCTGCTGCACCTTCACGTACCATTCGTGTGGATATTGAACGTCTCGACGTATTGATGAACCTGTTCAGTGAATTGTTGATTGACCGTTCACGTCTGGAGCAATTGGCCAGTGAGACAGGCAACAATGATTTATCCGATACAGTTGCACATTTAAGTCGAGTTAGCACAGATTTGCAAAATATTGTACTGAAATTGCGGATGGTACCGGTAGATACCGTATTTAACCGATTCCCGCGTATGATCCGTGATCTGGCCAAGACACTAGATAAAAAAATCGATTTGGTTATTACGGGTGCTGAGACGGAATTGGACCGTACGGTAATTGATGAGATTGGTGATCCGCTTGTGCATTTACTGCGTAACGCGGTTGACCATGGTGTGGAATCCATTGCAGAGCGTGTAGCTGCAGGTAAACCAGAGATGGGTACAGTAAACCTGCGTGCCTTCCACAGTGGAAATCACGTGTTTATTGAAATCGAAGATGATGGTAAAGGTATCTATCGCGACAAGCTTTTGAAAACCGCGATCAAACGTGGTGTTGTAACCGAAGAACAAGGTGCCAAGATGAGTGATGATGAAGTGAATCAACTGTTGTTCGCACCTGGTTTCAGTACTGCAGATATTATCTCGGATATCTCTGGCCGGGGCGTTGGCTTGGATGTAGTAAAATCGAAGATCACTTCGCTTGGTGGTAATGTAACGATTCATTCAACTCCAGGCAAAGGTACTAACTTCTCTGTTCAGCTTCCGTTGACTCTATCCATTATCGCGGCGATGCTGGTACGACTTGGTTCAGAGAAATACGCTGTTCCGTTATCCTCCATTGTAGAGACGGCCATTGTACAACGGGAACAAGTTCGTAATATTCACGGCAATAAAATGATTACGTTCCGTGAGTCACTGATTCCGTACTTGTCCTTGAGCGAAGTTTTCTCCGTACCGGACTTCAATGACGCTGATGAGCAGGAAACAGAAATTGTCGTGATTCGCAAAGGTGACCGTCTTGCAGCCGTAGCTGTTGAAGAATTCATTGGACAAAGTGAGATTGTTCTCAAATCAATGGGAACCTATCTTCCTGCTATTGAAGGAATCTCTGGAGCAACTATACTCGGAGATGGACAAGTAGCCCTGATTCTTGATCCTAATGCATTTATTAAATAA
- a CDS encoding chemotaxis protein CheW produces the protein MEEELKVIVFKLGSEEYGIEVDKVQTIERMMPITRVPKTLSFVKGVINLRGVVIPVIDLRGRFSLPESEYTDQTRIVIVGVDDMQVGFIVDSANDVIDIKSSAIDSPPEVVGGVKARYLRGVAKLEDSRLLIMLNLNEVLNKSEIVQLESVEG, from the coding sequence ATGGAAGAAGAGTTGAAAGTCATCGTCTTTAAATTGGGTTCCGAAGAGTATGGTATTGAGGTAGACAAAGTTCAGACGATTGAGCGCATGATGCCAATTACCCGTGTTCCCAAGACACTTTCCTTTGTAAAAGGAGTTATCAATTTACGCGGCGTTGTTATTCCGGTCATTGATCTGCGCGGTCGTTTCTCCCTTCCGGAATCAGAATACACGGATCAGACTCGTATTGTTATCGTAGGTGTTGACGACATGCAAGTTGGCTTCATCGTAGATTCTGCTAATGATGTTATCGATATCAAGAGCAGTGCGATCGATAGTCCACCAGAAGTGGTTGGCGGCGTTAAAGCGAGATACCTACGAGGTGTTGCTAAATTGGAAGATTCACGCCTGTTGATTATGCTTAACTTGAACGAAGTATTAAATAAAAGCGAGATTGTACAGCTGGAAAGTGTTGAGGGCTAG
- a CDS encoding chemotaxis protein CheC, translated as MFNRFEVFQMDVLKEVGNIGAGNAATALSQLLNRPIDMGVPKVQMLPFEEVAEKVGGDERIVVTVFLRVEGEAPGNLFFMMTPEAAKMLLNRLAGFDLKEGLAFTDMEQSALSEIGNILAGSYLSSLADFTKLSMYPTVPGLAIDMAGAILSYGLLQFGEMGDAALLIDTSFFEGEDQVEGQFFLIPDPPSFAKIFESLGVPLSHD; from the coding sequence ATGTTCAACCGATTTGAGGTATTCCAGATGGATGTGCTCAAAGAGGTCGGTAACATTGGAGCAGGCAACGCCGCAACGGCGTTGTCTCAACTCCTCAACAGACCGATTGACATGGGTGTACCTAAAGTACAAATGCTCCCTTTTGAAGAAGTTGCCGAAAAAGTGGGCGGAGATGAACGCATCGTTGTTACCGTTTTTCTTCGTGTGGAAGGGGAAGCACCGGGAAATCTTTTCTTTATGATGACACCTGAGGCTGCTAAAATGTTGTTGAATAGACTCGCCGGGTTTGATTTGAAAGAAGGACTTGCTTTTACAGATATGGAGCAATCAGCGCTTTCCGAGATTGGAAATATTTTGGCTGGATCCTATCTTTCTTCTTTGGCAGATTTCACGAAATTGTCCATGTATCCAACCGTTCCTGGACTTGCCATCGACATGGCGGGTGCCATTCTAAGCTATGGTTTGTTGCAGTTTGGCGAGATGGGTGACGCTGCATTGTTGATTGACACATCTTTCTTTGAAGGTGAAGATCAGGTTGAGGGTCAGTTTTTCCTCATTCCGGACCCACCATCCTTTGCAAAGATATTTGAATCGCTAGGGGTGCCACTGAGCCATGATTGA
- a CDS encoding chemotaxis protein CheD: protein MIEDKSVVKVGMADLNIAHLPGVIRTTGLGSCVGLTMYDPHLKLAGMAHVMLPTSEIAREGKLNTAKYADTALPELLEKMIKLGASHSRIVSKMAGGSQMFAFAGAGDTMRIGPRNADSCREWLQKLNIPLLAEDTGGNYGRTIEMDCETGLLTIRSVQMGVKEL, encoded by the coding sequence ATGATTGAGGACAAAAGCGTCGTTAAAGTCGGTATGGCGGATCTAAACATCGCTCATCTTCCCGGTGTAATCCGCACGACTGGCTTGGGTTCGTGTGTGGGATTAACAATGTATGACCCACATTTGAAGCTGGCTGGAATGGCGCATGTCATGCTTCCTACTTCAGAGATCGCACGCGAAGGGAAACTGAACACTGCGAAATATGCGGATACGGCGTTGCCTGAGCTTTTGGAAAAGATGATAAAACTAGGTGCTTCTCACTCACGTATTGTGTCTAAAATGGCCGGAGGCTCTCAGATGTTTGCCTTTGCCGGGGCTGGAGATACCATGCGCATTGGACCACGTAATGCAGATTCTTGTCGAGAGTGGCTTCAAAAACTCAATATCCCTCTTCTTGCAGAAGATACCGGTGGAAATTATGGACGAACAATTGAAATGGATTGTGAAACTGGACTTTTGACTATTCGAAGTGTACAAATGGGTGTAAAGGAATTATAA
- a CDS encoding FliA/WhiG family RNA polymerase sigma factor, which yields MNERKASHLNHSDLWEKWKEHGDLEAKKALIEKYLHIVNYVSGRLAVGLPKNVPKDDLESNGVMGLIDALEKFDYERGLQFETYASWRVRGAILDGLRQGDWVPRSVREKAKRIEDAYQQLEQSYLRSVSDEEMSQYLDVSTKDFQHMLQEVAVMSLCSLEDPIREEESETRLSLMVDEKAKNPDYKVNEFYLKEALVQGLDKLTVKERTVVSLLYYEDLSLSEIAEVMSLSPSRISQLHSKAILRLRGTLDKQKDLLMRKD from the coding sequence TTGAACGAGCGTAAAGCTTCACATTTGAACCATTCTGATCTGTGGGAAAAGTGGAAAGAACATGGAGATCTTGAAGCCAAGAAAGCTTTGATTGAAAAGTATCTTCACATTGTAAATTATGTATCCGGTCGACTGGCTGTTGGTTTGCCCAAAAATGTTCCCAAAGATGACTTGGAGAGTAACGGCGTTATGGGGTTAATTGATGCTTTGGAGAAATTCGACTATGAACGTGGTTTGCAATTTGAGACGTATGCATCATGGAGAGTCCGCGGAGCCATTCTTGACGGTCTGCGTCAAGGTGATTGGGTTCCGCGTTCTGTTCGAGAGAAGGCCAAGCGTATTGAAGACGCCTACCAACAGCTGGAACAAAGCTATCTGAGGTCCGTTAGTGATGAGGAAATGAGTCAGTATCTGGACGTGTCTACCAAAGATTTTCAACATATGCTTCAGGAAGTGGCAGTCATGTCACTTTGCTCGCTGGAGGACCCCATTCGTGAAGAAGAGTCTGAGACTCGTCTGTCTTTGATGGTGGATGAAAAAGCTAAAAATCCGGATTATAAAGTGAATGAATTTTATTTGAAGGAAGCTTTGGTGCAAGGGCTTGACAAATTGACGGTAAAAGAGAGAACGGTTGTATCACTCTTGTATTACGAAGATCTTTCTCTTAGTGAAATTGCGGAAGTCATGTCTCTTTCTCCGTCTCGTATATCTCAGTTACATTCCAAGGCAATATTACGACTACGCGGCACATTGGACAAACAGAAAGATTTGTTGATGCGTAAAGATTAA
- a CDS encoding FapA family protein encodes MTQRTALEQCLNIVLSDDKCIAYLEFSKEEEGFACTIDELEQFVANKGIKQGVLREALLLFVSNPETYLKDKYKIAEGIAPIQGTDGFIKILVGMDDTNERRPLESEDGTVDYKEVTRLNNVRSGQIIAERIAPCEGIPGRAVTGEEIPYRPGKEARFKVGKNVVINPDGSAMYAALDGLVTKTDGNKLNVFPVYEVNGDVDYNNGNIDFVGTVVIRGNVLTGFKVKAAGDIRVVGGVEGAELEAGGSIEITGGIIGYNKGLVQAGHNVKCTFIQEGNVDAGEDVLVSQSIMHSNIRAGHGVICAGTKGLIVGGSIQAGQNVSARVVGNSMSTVTSIEVGVLPRLRNELNDLRKEAREQMDSLDKTKKALTLLDQLAAAGQLSPDKMSMRIKLNATQKSALRISEETKMRIFEIEKALEDTSKARVDILKMIYGGSKIVIGRYTKFIKDPVSRISFYYHDGDITMVPYV; translated from the coding sequence GTGACACAGCGGACTGCTTTGGAACAATGTTTAAACATTGTTTTATCGGACGACAAATGCATAGCCTACCTTGAATTTTCCAAAGAGGAAGAGGGCTTTGCCTGCACGATCGATGAACTCGAACAATTCGTGGCGAACAAGGGCATCAAACAAGGTGTATTGCGAGAGGCATTACTACTTTTTGTGAGTAACCCTGAAACCTATTTAAAAGATAAATATAAGATTGCCGAAGGGATCGCTCCTATCCAGGGAACAGATGGATTCATCAAAATTCTGGTTGGGATGGACGATACAAACGAACGACGACCGCTTGAATCGGAAGATGGAACCGTCGATTACAAAGAAGTGACCCGGTTAAACAATGTCCGTAGTGGTCAGATCATTGCAGAGCGAATCGCTCCTTGCGAGGGCATACCAGGCAGGGCAGTAACGGGTGAGGAAATTCCTTATCGTCCGGGAAAAGAAGCTCGGTTTAAAGTTGGAAAAAACGTTGTGATTAACCCGGATGGTTCTGCAATGTATGCTGCACTGGATGGGCTAGTTACCAAAACGGACGGTAACAAACTGAATGTGTTTCCAGTCTATGAAGTCAATGGCGACGTTGACTACAATAACGGTAATATCGACTTTGTAGGCACGGTTGTCATACGCGGCAATGTACTTACCGGATTTAAAGTAAAAGCAGCAGGTGACATTCGTGTCGTCGGAGGTGTCGAAGGAGCGGAACTGGAAGCAGGCGGCTCAATCGAAATAACCGGTGGTATTATTGGGTATAACAAAGGACTTGTACAAGCAGGCCATAATGTTAAATGTACGTTTATTCAAGAAGGCAACGTGGATGCTGGTGAAGATGTTCTGGTTTCCCAAAGCATAATGCATTCCAATATTCGTGCTGGCCATGGTGTCATCTGTGCAGGAACTAAAGGTCTAATCGTTGGTGGTTCAATTCAGGCAGGTCAGAATGTATCAGCTCGTGTTGTAGGTAACAGTATGTCGACGGTCACTTCCATTGAAGTGGGTGTTCTGCCAAGGCTGCGTAACGAACTGAATGATCTGCGCAAGGAAGCCAGAGAACAGATGGACTCCTTGGACAAAACGAAGAAGGCTCTGACTTTGTTAGACCAGTTAGCTGCCGCTGGACAATTAAGTCCGGATAAGATGTCGATGCGAATCAAGCTGAATGCTACGCAGAAATCTGCTCTTCGGATTAGCGAAGAAACGAAAATGCGTATCTTTGAAATTGAAAAGGCACTTGAAGATACAAGCAAGGCTCGTGTTGATATTCTGAAGATGATTTATGGAGGCTCTAAAATAGTTATCGGCAGATACACGAAATTTATTAAAGATCCAGTGAGTCGAATTTCATTTTATTATCATGATGGCGATATTACGATGGTTCCATACGTTTAA
- the rpsB gene encoding 30S ribosomal protein S2, with protein MAVISMKQLLEAGVHFGHQTRRWNPKMDRYIFTERNGIYIIDLQKTVKKVEEAYNFVKGIAGENGTILFVGTKKQAQDSVKEEAERAGQFYINQRWLGGTLTNFSTIQKRIDRLKQLEAWEEDGTFAVLPKKEVILLRKEKDRLEKFLGGIKNMKGLPSALFIIDPRKERIAVAEARKLGIPIVGIVDTNCDPDEIDYVIPGNDDAIRAVKLLTGKMADAVIEANQGEETSA; from the coding sequence ATGGCAGTAATCTCCATGAAGCAGCTTCTCGAAGCTGGGGTACACTTCGGTCACCAAACTCGTCGTTGGAACCCAAAAATGGATCGTTATATCTTCACTGAAAGAAACGGAATTTATATCATCGACTTGCAAAAGACGGTGAAAAAAGTCGAAGAGGCTTACAACTTCGTTAAAGGAATCGCAGGAGAGAATGGTACAATTCTTTTCGTGGGTACTAAGAAACAAGCTCAAGATTCTGTTAAAGAAGAAGCTGAACGCGCTGGTCAATTTTACATCAACCAACGTTGGTTGGGCGGTACCCTGACTAACTTCTCAACTATTCAAAAACGTATTGATCGTTTGAAACAGTTGGAAGCTTGGGAAGAAGACGGTACATTCGCTGTATTGCCTAAAAAAGAAGTTATCTTGCTTCGCAAAGAAAAAGATCGTCTGGAGAAATTCTTGGGCGGTATTAAAAATATGAAAGGCCTGCCAAGCGCCCTGTTCATCATCGATCCACGCAAAGAGCGTATCGCTGTTGCGGAAGCTCGCAAATTGGGTATCCCAATTGTAGGTATCGTTGATACTAACTGCGATCCGGATGAGATCGATTATGTTATCCCAGGTAATGACGACGCGATCCGCGCTGTTAAATTGCTGACAGGTAAAATGGCTGATGCTGTAATCGAAGCTAACCAAGGCGAAGAAACTTCCGCTTAA
- the tsf gene encoding translation elongation factor Ts — protein sequence MAVNASAVKELRERTGAGMLDCKKALEEANGDVTKAAELLREKGLSAAASKAGRAATEGVVESYIHAGGRIGVLVEVNCETDFVGKTDQFKDFVKDVAMQIAAANPKFVTREEVPADELEKEKEILKAQALNEGKPEKIIEKMVEGRIGKYYEEYCLMEQTFVKDPDKTISQLLNEKISQIGENISIRRFVRYELGEGLEKKVDNFVEEVMSQVNK from the coding sequence ATGGCAGTTAATGCGAGTGCAGTAAAAGAACTTCGCGAAAGAACGGGCGCAGGTATGCTCGATTGTAAAAAAGCACTGGAAGAAGCAAACGGTGATGTAACGAAAGCAGCTGAATTGTTGCGTGAGAAAGGTCTTTCCGCAGCAGCGAGCAAAGCTGGCCGTGCAGCAACTGAAGGTGTTGTTGAATCTTACATCCACGCTGGTGGACGTATTGGTGTATTGGTTGAAGTTAACTGTGAAACAGACTTCGTTGGTAAAACGGATCAATTTAAGGATTTCGTTAAAGATGTAGCTATGCAAATTGCTGCAGCTAATCCTAAATTTGTTACACGTGAAGAAGTTCCTGCAGATGAGCTGGAAAAAGAAAAAGAAATTCTGAAAGCTCAAGCTCTTAACGAAGGCAAACCAGAGAAAATCATTGAAAAAATGGTTGAAGGTCGTATTGGTAAATACTACGAAGAGTACTGCCTGATGGAACAAACTTTCGTTAAAGATCCAGACAAAACGATCTCCCAATTGCTGAATGAAAAAATCAGCCAAATTGGTGAAAATATCTCCATCCGTCGTTTCGTTCGTTACGAACTGGGTGAAGGTCTTGAGAAAAAAGTAGACAACTTCGTAGAAGAAGTAATGTCCCAAGTAAACAAATAA